CCCGTTTATCCCACTCTCCCTCTGTCTCTGCTGCTGAGTCCCCCTCCCATgattccctccccctcccatgattccctccccctcccatcacttATTCCTCATATCTCTCATTCATTTATTCTCATGAATTCACATTCCCGCCCCTTCTCTGTTTTACTGCCAGACACTAATTATACATTATGAGTAATTAAGTAATTGATTGATTTACTCCCAGGCACCTCTCTGCCCGCCATGCGCTCACCTCTCTATTATCTGCTCCCTGTTATGGGGGGCTACGCAGTCACCTCCTATTATCTGCTCAAGAACCCCCACCTCCTCCACAAGAAGAAAAAATTACCCTTCTACTGCCGGCACATCTCCCACAGAGGGGGTAAGTACCTTCCTACACCGTCTATGTCTctgcagtgactgctaatatccttatcatttacagtagggggttcattatcccttagggctctggtacacggggagattagtcgcccgcggcaaaactccctgctcgcgggcgactaatctccccgagttgccttccccctgccatcccaccggcgaacatgtaagtcgccggcgggatggcagacgcggcgccgcgattttgcgcaaatcgccgaaaaagactcgcgaggctttttcggcgatttcccgaaatcatcccaccggcgacttacatgttcgccggtgggatggcagggggaaggcaactcggggagattagtcgcccgcgagcagggagttttgccgcgggcgactaatctccccgtgtaccagagcccttataatacatgagtgatactcagagttccctgtataactcagcctgcagccttgtgcctttatatgggcacagaacccctcagtgactgctaatatccttatcatttacagtagggggtacattatcccttataatacatgagtgatactcagagttccctgtataactcagcctgcagccttgtgcctttatatgggcacagaacccctcagtgactgctaatatccttatcatttacagtagggggtacattatcccttataatacatgagtgatactcagagttccctgtataactcagcctgcagccttgtgcctttatatggggggcacagaacccctcagtgactgctaatatccttatcatttacagtagggggtacattatcccttataatacatgagtgatactcagagttccctgtataactcagcctgcagccttgtgcctttatatggggggcacagaacccctcagtgactgctaatatccttatcatttacagtagggggtacattatcccttataatacatgagtgatactcagagttccctgtataactcagcctgcagccttgtgcctttatatggggggcacagaacccctcagtgactgctaatatccttatcatttacagtaggggggtacattatcccctagtAGGCTGTTTGAAAGGAGCCCCATATTTTGGCtgtcagggaattgtgggatttgtagttctgGTTGGACAATACTGTTCCATCTGGTTCGGTTCTAGTTGAGGCAGGAATCAGGGATTGATTTTACAATCTAGGTGGGCGGGCCCTTCCTGGCAGAAGTGGGAGGGACTGACAGACATTGATGTGCAGATGAATTAACCCCTTCCCCTCTGCATCCCAGGAGCAGGCGAGAGAATAGAGAACACCCTGGAGGCTTTTGACAAGTAAGTCATTTCTGTGCATAAGGATTGCAAGGGTTAAGGGCCAATATAGATATTAGTAGGTAAGTAGAGGCCCTGGGGTGTCACTATGCCATTAAGCAGTTAATTAGAGCACTGGGACCCCACTGACAAATGCCCATAGGGGGGAGAGTCTGACAGGCCTTGGTTGGGGGATTCAATCCCACAGTTACTGGTACCAGGATCCTCGGGGGCGGGGGGAATGGGGATCACATGGGGAAACTGCCTTGTAATTGGCTGGCTGGATCTCTTCCCACACAGTGCCATGTCCAATCACACAGACCTCCTGGAGCTCGACTGCCACATCACCAAGGATGGGAAAGTGGTGGTCTCCCATGACCTGAACTTGCTGAGGCAGACGGGGCATGATGTCAGCATCTGTGACATCACATACGAGGTAATGATGTCATCGATTCACTGTGGCCACACCCATTTCTCCCACTTTTCCTACAGCCACTGCTCTGTGCTCCCCACATTATCCCTGTCCATAGAAAGCTCAGTATTGTGACTGCCCTTACAACTAAGAACCCCTCTTGTGCTGATGGTGAGACCTCCCTTCCTCCTGTCACCCTGTACCCAGTGCAttgatatatatgtttattataccCCACATTGCTGCTTGTGTCCCCCCAGGAGCTGCCACTCTACAGAGAACATCTGGAGGTCACCTTCTTCCCAGGTAGGTACCTGCCCCTCCctggattaaaggggaagcacaCCTAAAAGGCAATTAGGCCACATTATATAAACGGATCTgttccattgggggggggggtaaaaagcAGAGACTGATCCAGAGGGAAAAGCCACTGGGCTCCCAGGGGCAGGTCGCTGCATGAACTTGTTGTTGCCCCCTGCAGGGCATTACTCGTCGGGCAGTGACCGGCGGTTCCCACTGCTGGAGGAGGTGTTCCAGAGGTTCCCCCATATGCCCATTAACGTGGAGATCAAGGAGGAGACCCCTGAACTGGTTAAAAAGGTAAGTCTGGGGGCAACTGGGGGATAGGGCTACAGGTGCCTCTTGCCCCATGGGCCCCAATAGAACCTGAATGGGATTTGTTGCCTTTCAAGGTGTCGGATCTGGTTAAACGGTACCAGCGCTCAGAGAGAACCATCTGGGCCAGTGAAAAGGATCCAGTTATGAAACTGTGCCAGGAGGAGGTAAATATGCCCCCCCCTTGCCTCCCCCTATAACCCTcactgccgcccccccccccccgaatttcCCCCTCTTTAACCCTCACTTCTCTGCAGAATCCTGACATGCCAATCATGTTTACCGCACGGCGGGGTTTGATGTTGCTCCTCCTCTTTTACACTGGGCTCCTCCCCTTTGTGCCTTTGCGGGAGTCTGTGCTGGAGACCTACATGCCGTCTATTATAAACAGGTGAGTGGTTGCACCCCCATAATACAGAAGCCAGGCAGCACCCCCCTCGATACACAGAACTATATACAGGATTCTGCACTGACTCCGCCCACATTTCCCCCCACAGAACCTACTTCCCCCACAGCCGAATCATGAGAAATCGCTTTCTGGTCTTTCTGCAGGAAAAGTGAGTTTGTACGGAGGCTGCGACCCCCAACTTTTATACATATTCCTACTCAataggggtcagtgacagtagggcaagatggagaaagtagggcaagatggagaaagtagggcaagatggagacagtagggcaagatggagacagtagggcaagatggagacagtagggcaagatggggacagtagggcaagatggagacagtagggcaagatggggacagtagggcaagatggagacagtagggcaagatggagacagtaggacaagatggagacagtagggcaagatggggacagtagggcaagatggagacagtagggcaagatggggacagtagggcaagagggagacagtaggacaagatggagaaagtagggcaagatggagacagtagggcaagatggagaaagtagggcaagatggagacagtagggcaagatggagacagtagggcaagagggagacagtaggacaagagggagacagtaggacaagatgaggacagtagggcaagatggggacagtagggcaagatggggacagtagggcaagatggggacagtagggcaagatggagacagtagggcaagatggggacagtagggcaagatggggacagtaggacaagatggagacagtaggacaagatggggacagtagggcaagatggagacagtaggacaagatggggacagtagggcaagatggagacagtaggacaagatggagacagtagggcaagatggggacagtagggcaagatggggacagtagggcaagatggggacagtagggcaagatgaggacagtagggcaagatggagacagtagggcaagatggggacagtaggacaagatggagacagtaggacaagatggagacagtaggacaagatggagacagtagggcaagatggggacagtagggcaagatggagacagtagggcaagatggagacagtaggacaagatggagacagtagggcaagatggagacagtagggcaagatggggacagtagggcaagatggggacagtagggcaagatggagacagtaggacaagatggagacagtagggcaagatggagacagtaggacaagatggggacagtagggcaagatggggacagtagggcaagatggggacagtagggcaagatgaggacagtagggcaagatggagacagtagggcaagatggggacagtaggacaagatggagacagtaggacaagatggagacagtaggacaagatggagacagtagggcaagatggggacagtagggcaagatggagacagtagggcaagatggggacagtaggacaagatggagacagtagggcaagatggggacagtagggcaagatggagacagtagggcaaga
The genomic region above belongs to Xenopus tropicalis strain Nigerian chromosome 9, UCB_Xtro_10.0, whole genome shotgun sequence and contains:
- the gdpd3 gene encoding uncharacterized protein LOC100125107 (The RefSeq protein has 2 substitutions compared to this genomic sequence) — protein: MRSPLYYLLPVMGGYAVTSYYLLKNPHLLHKRKKLPFYCRHISHRGGAGERRENTLEAFDNAMSNHTDLLELDCHITKDGKVVVSHDLNLLRQTGHDVSICDITYEELPLYREHLEVTFFPGHYSSGSDRRFPLLEEVFQRFPHMPINVEIKEETPELVKKVSDLVKRYQRSERTIWASEKDPVMKLCQEENPDMPIMFTARRGLMLLLLFYTGLLPFVPLRESVLETYMPSIINRTYFPHSRIMRNRFLVFLQEKLMMRKGLFQHLQARGIQVYLWVLNQDSDYQRALESGADGIMTDYPSKLRCFLQRHEGAQRAGSGARGPVTADRQGSSY